The following are from one region of the Nitrospira defluvii genome:
- a CDS encoding tyrosine-type recombinase/integrase translates to MGKRSGGGTVTRIGEKRYLIKWHQGRGRPNIRKVIHGTRETAGRVLQTLHERYYGGLFGWPQQMETKVRELTQLVVSDYKANSYKSLKNAEQLHAFWSAFAGNMLAETVSATDLRNWATEWRENGLSPARVNRRMSFLLRAYRLGLAGKPPLVTSVPQWTKLKESPPRSGYRSWQEFVKVRALLPPHARIPVTIEYWLGTREGETMNLEWPQVYFDHQKRNVEIRLASETTKTEEERVAVMGGDLYDVLAAWYKHTSDLYPDCRWVCHLSGKKLASIKSSWRTACVKAGLGRFENPKGRFVGNRRYRGALIHDFRRTAVSNMEDAGVPRKVAMAISGHKTDSVYRRYHIVKRSDLIEAGRRLQEHHDRKHGHGEQLVNSSGSERSADKTKAP, encoded by the coding sequence ATGGGGAAAAGATCGGGAGGCGGCACGGTCACACGCATCGGGGAGAAGCGGTATCTTATTAAGTGGCACCAGGGCCGTGGCCGGCCCAATATCCGCAAGGTCATTCATGGCACGCGGGAGACAGCAGGCCGTGTGCTCCAGACATTGCACGAACGCTACTATGGGGGCCTCTTTGGCTGGCCGCAGCAAATGGAGACCAAGGTCAGAGAGCTGACCCAGCTCGTCGTTTCTGATTACAAGGCAAATAGCTACAAGTCCCTCAAGAATGCAGAACAGCTTCATGCCTTCTGGAGCGCTTTCGCGGGGAATATGCTCGCCGAGACAGTGAGCGCAACGGACCTTCGCAATTGGGCAACCGAGTGGCGCGAGAACGGATTGAGTCCGGCGCGTGTCAATAGACGGATGTCCTTCTTGCTTCGCGCGTACCGCTTGGGGCTTGCGGGGAAGCCGCCGCTCGTGACCTCGGTCCCACAGTGGACCAAATTGAAAGAGTCACCCCCGCGCTCTGGTTACCGCTCGTGGCAGGAATTTGTGAAGGTTAGAGCCTTGCTGCCGCCGCACGCTCGCATCCCGGTCACGATTGAGTATTGGCTGGGGACGCGCGAAGGTGAGACCATGAATCTCGAATGGCCTCAGGTATACTTCGATCATCAGAAGCGGAACGTCGAGATCCGGCTTGCGTCAGAGACTACGAAGACGGAAGAAGAACGAGTCGCTGTGATGGGCGGGGACCTTTACGATGTCCTCGCCGCATGGTATAAGCACACTTCGGACCTGTATCCGGATTGCCGGTGGGTCTGTCACCTTAGCGGGAAAAAACTGGCTTCCATCAAGAGTTCATGGCGAACCGCCTGCGTCAAAGCTGGACTCGGGCGATTTGAAAATCCTAAGGGGCGTTTTGTTGGAAACCGGCGCTATCGTGGGGCGTTAATCCACGACTTCCGTCGAACAGCAGTCAGTAACATGGAGGATGCCGGGGTGCCAAGAAAGGTCGCGATGGCAATCAGTGGTCACAAGACCGATTCCGTCTACCGTCGGTACCACATCGTGAAGAGATCTGACCTCATTGAAGCCGGGCGCAGGCTCCAGGAACACCACGACCGGAAGCACG